The stretch of DNA GCTGTACCGCCGATTTTGAAAAAATCAATAAAAATCCAAATTTTCCTGAAAGTGCTGAGCCCTCGCTGTTATTACCAGGAATAATGAGAGAAATGGCATCTAATTGGGGAGGCCAAGGATGGGAAGAAGGTTTTACTGTAACACAGTACGCTTCTCGTTTACAGTTTACATCTGGAGATAGATACGATTGGTCGCCTACAGGAAACCCTTATGATGATGCCTACGCATCATTAAGAGATGTAGAGAACATTATTAGATCAACCAAAGACAAGGATGATCAACAAAATTACTATGGTGTTGCTTTGATTTTTAAATCATGGATATATTCTTATTTAGTAGATGCCTATGGTGATGTTCCCTATACCGATGCTACAAAAGGTATAAGTGATGATAATATTACGCCGGAATTTACGCCTCAAAGTGAAGTTTATGATGGTATTATGGCAGATTTAAAAACGGCCAATACCATTTTAACAGGAACCGAAAATATATCTGGAGATATTCTATATGGAGGCGATATTTTAAAATGGAGAAAGTTTGCCAATTCTTTGCGTTTAAGATTAGCGATGAGAATTAGTGATGTAAATAATGCTAAGGCCGTTGCTGAAATGCAGGAAATTATAGGAGGTTTTTCTACATATCCTATTTTTGAAAGCAATGCAGATGCAGCTCTATTACAATGGAACTCAGACAACCCTCAGCCTAAATACGATACGCGTTCTGGTAGTTTTGATGAGGTTCGTTTAAGCACCACATTAGAGACAAGGTTAAAAGCTTTAGGTGATAGAAGGTTGATTGTTTTTGCACAACCTACTTCAAACTCCGGAAAAGGAATTTATTCAGATAATTTAGATGATTATGTAGGTATGCCTAATGGTTTAGATGATGATGCAGCCTTAGGATATAGCCCTTCAGGAGATCCAAATGAATCAGGATCTAATTTTATTTCAAGACTTGGGATTCTCTTGGCGTGTAGAGCATGTAATGTAGAACAAGCTTCGGCTACAGCTTCGCAAACAATTATTATGGACTATTCTGAGCTTCAATTTATTTTAGCTGAGGCGAGAGAGAAAGGATTTATAAGTGTAGGTGATGCTTCTGAGTATTATGAAAATGGTATACGAGCTTCTTTCGCTTATTATTTGGAAAGAGTTATTGCTGGAGGATGGAGCGACATTGTTAATGATTTACAAGGATTTGATGTTGATGCGTATATAGCTCAAACTGCTGTTGGACTTACCGGAACATTTAACGAAAAACTTGAGAAAATTGCACTTCAAAAATGGATTTCATTATTCTATACTGGTTTTGAGGCATGGTCAGATTGGAGGCGTACTGGCATTCCGGTAATAATACCAGGCCCAGATGCAGTAAACGGAGGAAAAGTTCCTGTGCGTTTTCAGTACCCAAATTCAGTAAAGGCAACCAATAATGCCAACTATCAAAAGGCTGTATCTAACATGGGTGCAGATGATTTAAATACTAGACTTTGGTGGGATATTGCTGATAATGACTAGTGGATCAACATATAATATTTATAACCATGACCATAGGAATATGCTTTCTATGGTCTTGTGTTTCTGAAAAAACTCAAGAAATCCTTAGAGCAAAGTATGTAGTGGTTATTGGTTTTGATAGTTTAGAAAAGGCAAACACACCAACTTTTGATACATTAATAAAAGAAGGAGCTTCATTAGATGCCATTTCTGGATTAGTGACCATTAAGTTTATCGAAGATAGCAGGCTTTTGAAAAAGATAAATAAAGATGCGACATATATGGAGACCTCACTTTTAGCGCTTAAAAAGAAACACCCGGTCTTTGGAGATTAGGGTGATGGGACTTTTACGGGGCATAGATTAGTAACTGGTACAAAAACAAAGAAAAAGGCAATCAAAGAAACAGGATAGATTGTGTATGCGTGTTTAAAATTAAAGTATCTTCAGGGAATGTATTGCAGTTATCATCAGCATTAATCATTTCAAGAAAAGAGCAAAATAAGGCTTTTTAACATTTTGAACCACAACTTATAAACTATTTTAAACCATAAAGCAGAAATAAATCATGAAAAACTAGCATAATAAGGCTCCTTATAATCTTACATATTTCCATTTGTAGGAGTTGCTCAGCACGACCAAATGCAAATTTTAATTAAAACGAAAGAATAATGAAAAGAACACAAGTATTAACAATTATATTTTCCCTTTTTGTCTATGTTCTAGTAGCTCAAAAAATATCAAAAACAGAAACAAAGGTTATCTTAATCACATTAGACGGTTTGCGCTGGCAAGAATTATTTTCTGGTGCAGATTCACTTTTGATT from Flavivirga spongiicola encodes:
- a CDS encoding SusD/RagB family nutrient-binding outer membrane lipoprotein — its product is MKKLKNMKRLVFITLSLLCIISCTADFEKINKNPNFPESAEPSLLLPGIMREMASNWGGQGWEEGFTVTQYASRLQFTSGDRYDWSPTGNPYDDAYASLRDVENIIRSTKDKDDQQNYYGVALIFKSWIYSYLVDAYGDVPYTDATKGISDDNITPEFTPQSEVYDGIMADLKTANTILTGTENISGDILYGGDILKWRKFANSLRLRLAMRISDVNNAKAVAEMQEIIGGFSTYPIFESNADAALLQWNSDNPQPKYDTRSGSFDEVRLSTTLETRLKALGDRRLIVFAQPTSNSGKGIYSDNLDDYVGMPNGLDDDAALGYSPSGDPNESGSNFISRLGILLACRACNVEQASATASQTIIMDYSELQFILAEAREKGFISVGDASEYYENGIRASFAYYLERVIAGGWSDIVNDLQGFDVDAYIAQTAVGLTGTFNEKLEKIALQKWISLFYTGFEAWSDWRRTGIPVIIPGPDAVNGGKVPVRFQYPNSVKATNNANYQKAVSNMGADDLNTRLWWDIADND